The Polyangium mundeleinium genome contains the following window.
GCTTGTCGTCGGCTGCGTACGCCCAGGCAACCACAGCGCACGCTCGCACCGCCGGATGGGACGACAGCACCGCCTCGATCTCGCCGAGCTCGATGCGGAAGCCCCGGATCTTCACCTGGTGATCAATACGCCCGAGGAACTCCAGCTCTCCGTTCGTGTCCCATCGGGCGAGGTCACCCGTGCGATACATCCGCGCCCCGGGCACATTCGAGAACGGGTCGGGGACGAAGCGCTCCGCTGTCAATCCGGGGCGCGCCAGATAGCCGCGCGCGAGCCCGGCGCCCGCAATGTACAGCTCCCCAGGGATGCCCACCGGGACCTGCATCAGGTTTCGGTCGACCACATGGAGCTGCGTGTTGGCGATACCTCGGCCGATCCGGACGTAGCTCTGCTCGGCGTCGACGCGATATTGCGCAGACCAGATCGTCGTCTCCGTCGGCCCATACACGTTCCTGACCGTGGATGCCCGGAGTGCGAGCTTGGCCGCGAGATCCGGCGTCATTGCTTCTCCGCCGCACAGCACCTGCAGGGGCCTTCCCCCCTTCCAGCCTGCGTCGAGTACCATGCGCCACGTCGCAGGCGTCGCCTGCATCATCGTCGCGCGCTCCAGGGCTCTCACCAGCGCTTCCCCATTGCTCACGTCTTCCTGCGACGCAAGGTGGACCGAGGCCCCCCGAAGCAAGGGCATGAACAGCTCCAGCCCGGCGATATCGAAGGACAGCGACGTGACGGCCAGCATCGCGTCCTGGGGCCCGGCCCCCATCTCTTCGGCGAAATCGTGGAGCAGGTTCGTCAGCGCGCCGTGCAGAACCTGAACGCCTTTGGGCCTCCCGGTCGAGCCCGACGTATAGATGACATAAACCGCGTTTTCCGGCCCTATCTGGGCGCCGGGAGGCGTGAGCGGCAGCTCCCGCCAAGGGGGGGCGCTCGCATCGAGATGCACCGTCACGGCCTCGTGTGCAGGCAATCTGTCCTGCAGGCGCTCCTGGGTGAGCAGCACCGCGGGCCGAGCGTCTGTCAGCATGTAGGCCAGCCTCTCCCGCGGATAGCCGGCGTCGAGTGGCACGTACGCGCCACCCGCCTTCAGAATGCCGAGCAGCCCCACCACCATCTCCAGCGAACGCTCGACACATAGCCCCACCAGCACCTCCGAGCTCACGCCCAGCGCGCGCAGATGGTGGGCGAGCTGATTCGAGCGCTGGTCGAGCTCCCGGTAGGTGAGCTGCTGCTCGTTGAATACCAATGCCACCGCGTCGGGTGTCCGTGCGACCTGCTCCTCGAAGAGGCCGTGAATGCACTTGCCCTCGGGATACGCGGCCGCCGTATCGTTCCAGGCAGCGATCTGCCCGTGCTCCGCCTCGGTCAGGAAGGCAAGCTCGGACAGGGGTTTGTCAGGACGCGCCACCGCGCCGAGGAGCAAGGTGTGCAGGTGCTCGCCCAGCCGCTTCGCCGCGGCGTCGTCCACGCGCGTCGTGTCATAGGCAAGGTGGACGCTGGTCCCTTCCGCGTCACGGACCAGGGCGAACACCAGCGCGTTTTTCGCGGTTGTCACACCGGGGGACACCGCTTCGAGGAACGGCGACCACCCCGCCGCGGTCCCGGCGTGCGGCGCCGATACATCGAAGAGGAGCACGTCATACAGCGGGTTCTCATCGCCGTGCCTGGACAACCTCTGGTCCTGCACCACCACGTCGAACGGCAATGCCTGATGCTCGTGGACCTCCACGGACGTGCGCCTCGCAGTCGATAGCAGCTCGCCAAACGTCGGGTTTCCCGAAAGGTCGGTCCGCAGCACGACCGTGTTCGTGAAGAAGCCCAGGAGGCTTTCCGCGCCCGGCACCTCGCGATTCGCGATCACCGCCCCCAGCCCGAAGTCCTTCTGGCCGCTGTAACGCGACAGGACCGCCGTCAGGACCGCATACCACGCCATGAACGGCGTACAGCCGTGCTCACGCGCCAACGCATGCAGCGCGCTGCTCGCATGCGCTGGAATGCGGAGCATCACGCTCGCTTCGGGGCCTGGGCCGTCCCCCGCGGCGGGGCGAAGAATGGGCAACTGGAGTCGCGGCACGCCCGCGAGTTTGTCCTTCCAGTACGCACGCGACGCCCCGAACCCGCCTCCTGTCAGCGCATCCTGCTCCGACCGTGCATAGTCAGCGAACTGGTACGAAAGCCTCGGCAGATTCGCAGGCTCGCCGCGGCAGCACGCCTCGTACAACCGCGAGAGCTCGGAGAGAAGCACGCCGCTGGACCATTCGTCCGTGATGATGTGGTGTTGCAGGACGAGCACAACGTGGTGCTCAGCCGCCATGCTCACGATGAGCACTCGCGTCAGCGGTCCGGCTCCGAGGTCGAAATGAACCCCGATCTCGGCCTCCAGGAGCGCGTGCAAGGCGTCTTCCCGCGCCCCTTCGGGCAACGCCGAGACGTCCTCCACGCGCACCGGAATCGATACGCTCTCCACCACCACCCGCCTCGGCACGCCGTCCACCTCGGGATACGTCGTGCGCAGGATCTCCTGCCGCTCCGCGAGCAACGTCACGCTCCGGCGCAGCGCCGGCTCCGAGAGCGCGCCTCGAAGGACGAACATCTGCGGGACCTGGTACGACAGCGCCTCGGGCGAGAGTTTGTCGACGAACCACATCCGCCGCTCGGTCCCCGAGAGGCCGGCGTACGCGGGATCGAGCTCGCCGCGCGGGGCGGGAGAGAGGGCGACCACGGGCGCCGAGCGCTTCTCCATCCCGTCCAGCGACGCTGCCAGGGCCGCCACCGTCGATTGCTGAAATAGCGTCGCCACGGTCAGCCCGAGCCCGAGCCGCGCTTTCACCGCGGACACGAGGCGCACCGCCAAAAGCGAATGGCCGCCGAGCAGGAAGAAGTCGTCGTGCGCGCCGATGGGCCGCACCTCGAGCAACTCTTCCCATAGGGCCACGAGCGCGCACTCCGTTTCGGTCCTCGGCGCCACGTACGAGGTCTCCGCGTCGCCGCGCGTCGCCTCGGGCGACGGCAGCGCCTTGCGGTCGACCTTGCCGTTCGCGGAGAGCGGCAGTTTGTCGAGGAACACGAACGCCGACGGCACCATGTATTCCGGCAATTTCGCGCGGATCCACTCCCGCAAATCACCTGTCGTGCACGCGCCGTCCTTCACCACCACGTAGGCGACGATTCGCTTGTCCCCCGGCGCATCCTCACGCGCCACGACGACGCACGACCCCACCGCGGCGTGCGAGCAGAGCGCCGCCTCGATTTCGCCTGTCTCGACTCGGAACCCTCGGATCTTCACCTGGTGATCGGCGCGACCCAAAAACTCAAGCTCGCCGTCTTCGTTCCAGCGCGCGAGATCCCCGGTGCAGTACATCCGGGCGCCAAGCTCCTTCGAGAAAGGATCCGGGACAAACCGCTCCGCCGTCATGCCAGGACGATTCAGATAGCCACGCGCCAGGCCCACCCCCGCGAGGTGGATCTCCCCTGCCATTCCTATGGGCACGGGCCGCTTGGCGCCATCGAGCACGTGGATCTGCACGCCGTGAACCGGTCGGCCGATCGAAAAACTCTCCGGCCGCTCTGGATCAAAATAAGCTTGCGCGCCGAAGATGCTGAACTCGGTAGGGCCGTAGGAGTTCAGCACGTTCCGGCCCTTCGCCCACTGCGCCGCGAGCGCGGGCGAGGTCGTGTCGCCCGCCAGCGTGATATGGCGCAGATGGGGTGCGCGACAGTTCAGCACCCGCAGCATCGCGGGCGGGATGAACGACACCGTGATCCCACGGTTCTCCAGGCACTCTGCAATGCCCTCGACCGCACCGGAGGCATTGCTCGGCAACACACACGCGGCGCCGTTGCACAGCGATATCATCCAGTCGATGATCGCTCCGTCGAACGCCACCGCTGCGCTCTGCAACACGCGATCGCTCGGATGGATCACGAAGTGCTCGCGCTGGAATGCCACACGCGCGGCCAGCCCCCGGTGTTCGTTGATCACCGGCTTGGGTTTGCCCGTGGAGCCTGAGGTGAACACCACGTAATTCGCATGCTCGGGCTTGACGCCGCTCTCGGGGGGAGCATCCGGCTGCGACGCCCATTGCGTCGCGTCCGCGTCGAGCCGCACCATCGTCACACCGGACGCCGTGAACCGGTCCTCAAGGCTTTCGTGCGTCAGCAGCACCGGTGCCTGCGCTTCGGATAGCAGGAGCGAGAGCCTGTCCGCCGGATATGCCGGATCCAGCGGCACGAATGCGCCGCCTGCCTTCAGGATCCCGACCAGGCCCACCACCATGTCGAACGACCGCTCCACGCACAGCGCCACGCGCACCTCGGGCCCAACGCCGAGAGAGCGAAGGTGGTGCGCCAGCCGGTTCGCCTGCGCCTCGAATTCACCATAGCTGAGCTGCCGGCCGTCCTGCTCGAGGGCCACGGCCCCCGGCGCCTTCGCCGCCTGCTCCGCCATGAGCTCGTGAATGCACCGCGCGGCGGGGTCCACTTTGGGCGTGTCGTTCCACGCGGCGAGTTTTCCGTCTCCTCTTCGGTCAAGAGGTCCAAGTCCGACAAACGTTTGTCTGGGTGCGTCGCGGCATCCGTCACCACCGTCCGCAGATGCCCGCACAACCGCTCCGCTGCCGTGCGCGAGACACGCCTCGTGTCGTACAGGACCTCCACGACGGTCCCCTCGGCCGAGTGCTGCACGGACACGGCGAGCGCGTCCTTCGCCGTCGCCATGCCCTCGTGCACCGCCCCAAGGACGGGTGACCAGCCGGCCGTAGCTCCGGTGCTCGGCGACGTCACCTCGAAGAAGGCCACGTCATACAGCGGGTTCTCTCCGGCCTGCCGCGAGAGCCCCTGATCCTGCACCACGATGTCGAACGGCAGCGCCTGGTGCTCGTACGCGTCCAGCGAAGTCCGCCGCGCACGCAAGAGCAGTTCGGCAAACGTCGGGTCTCCCGAGAGGTCGGTCCGCAGCACGACCGTGTTCGTGAAGAAGCCCAGGAGGCTTTCCGCGCCCGGCACCTCACGATTCGCGATCACCGCCCCCAGCCCGAAGTCCTTCTGGCCGCTGTAACGCGACAGGACCGCCGTCAGGACCGCATACCACGCCATGAACGGCGTACAGCTGTGCTCACGCGCCAGCGCATGCAGCGCGCTGCTCGCATATGCAGGAATGCGAAGCATCACGCTCGCTTCGGGGCCTGGGCCGTCCCCCGCGGCGGGGCGAAGAATGGGCAACTGGAGCCGCGGCACGCCCGCGAGTTTGTCTTTCCAATATGCACGCAACGCCCCGAACCCGCCTCCCGTCAGCGCATCCTGCTCCGACCGTGCATAGTCGGCGAACTGGTACGAAAGCCCCGGCAGACTCGCAGGCTCGCCGCGGCAGCACGCCTCGTACAGCCGCGAGAGCTCGGAGAGCAGCACGCCGCTGGACCATTCATCCGTGATGATGTGGTGCTGCAGGACCAGCACGACATGGTGCTCAGCCGCGATCCTCACCACGAGCACCCGCGTCAGCGGTCCGGCTCCGAGATCGAAACGAACCCTGATCTCAGCATCCAGGAGCGCGCGCAAGGCGCCTTCCTGCCCCGCTTCGGGCAACGCCGAGACGTCCTCCACGCGCACCGGAATCGATACGCTCTCCACCACCACCCGCCTCGGCACGCCGTCCACCTCGGGATACGTCGTGCGCAGGATCTCCTGCCGCTCCGCCAGCAGCACCACGCTCTTTCGCAGCGCCGGCTCCGAGAGCGCGCCTCGAAGGACGAACATCTGCGGGACCTGGTACGACAGCGCCTCGGGTGAGAGTTTGTCGGCGAACCACGTCCGCCGCTCGGCCCCCGAGAGGTCGGCGTACGCGGGATCGGCTGCGCCGCGCGGGGCGGGAGAGAAGGCGGCCACGGGCGCCAATCGCTTCGCCATCCCGTCCAACGACGCCGCCAGGGCCGCCACCGTCGATTGCTGAAATAGCGTCACGACGCTCAGCTCGCGCCCGAGCCTCGCCTTCACCGCGGACATCATGCGTATCGCCAGGAGTGAATGGCCGCCGAGCAGGAAGAAGTCGTCGTGCGCGCCGATGGGCCGCACGTCGAGCAACTCTTCCCAAATGGCCACGAGCGCGCGCTCCGTCTCGGTCCGCGGCGCCACGTACGACGTCTCCGCCTCGCCGCGCGTCGCCTCGGGCGACGGCAGCGCCTTGCGGTCCACCTTGCCGCTCGGATTCAGCGGCAGCTCCGTCAGCCGCACGAACGCTGACGGCACCATATACTCCGGCAATGTCGCGCTCAGGTGCTCACGCAATGCGCCCGGCGCCCACCCCTCCTCCGCTGCAACCACGTACCCCACCAGCCGCTTGTCGCCCGACGCGTCCTCCCGCGCCACCACCACGCTGCCGCGCACCGACCCGTGCGTCGCGAGCGCCGCCTCGATCTCGCCGAGCTCGATCCGGAACCCGCGGACCTTCACCTGGTGGTCGATGCGGCCCAGGAATTCAAGCTCCCCGTCCTCCCTCCAGCACGCCAGGTCGCCCGTGCGATACATCCGCACGCCCGCCTCGGGCGAAAACGGGTCTGGAACGAATCGCTCCGCCGTCAGCTCGGACCGATTCAGGTAGCCGCGAGCGAGCTGCACGCCCGACAGGTACAGCTCCCCCGCTACGCCCACGGGCACCGGGCGCAAATCGTCGTCGAGCACGTACGTGCGCGTGTTGTCGATCGGACGCCCGATCGGCACCGGCCCCTCCTCGTCCGCCCGGCAGGCGTGGCTCGTCACATCAATGGCCGCCTCCGTAGGGCCATACAGATTGTGGAGCTCGCCCTTGCTGCCCCCATACCAGGACCCACGCAAGTGCGCCGGCAGCGCCTCGCCGCTCGCGAACACCAGCCGCAGCGACGCGCGCTCCCGGGGCTCCGTCGCCGCCAGGAACACGCCGAACATCGACGGTACGAAATGCGACACCGTGACGCCGCGCTTCTCGATGAGCGCAGCGAGATAACGCGGATCCTTGTGCCCCTCGGGCGCCGCAATCACCATGCGCGCGCCCTCCAAAAGCGGCCACCACAATTCCCAGCCCGACACGTCGAACGACAGCGGCGTCTTCTGCAAGACCGCGTCGCTCGCCTTCAGACCGTAGGCGCGCTGCATCCAGCGCAGGCGATTGTCGAGCCCGCGATGCGTGTTCAGCACACCTTTCGGCCGACCCGTCGAGCCTGAGGTGTAAATCACGTACATCGCATTGTCCGGCCCTACCTCCACGTCGGGCGGCGTGACCGGCTGCTCCTGCCAGCGGGCCGCGCCTGCATCGAGGTAGACCGTGACAACCTCATGCGCGGGCAGCCTCCCCTCCAGGCGCTCCTGGGTCAGCAGCACCGCCGGACGCGCGTCCATCAGCATGTAGGCCAGACGTTCCCGCGGATAGCCAGGGTCGAGCGGCACGTACGCGCCACCCGCCTTCAGAATGCCGAGCAGCCCCACCACCATCTCCAGCGAACGCTCGACGCACAGCCCGACCCGCACCTCCGGGCCCACGCACAGCCCGCGCAGGTGGTGGGCGAGCTGATTCGAGCGCTGGTCGAGCTCCCGATAGGTGAGCTCGTGCTCGCCGAACACCAATGCCACGGCATCAGGCGTCCGCGCGACCTGCTCCTCGAAGAGCTCGTGAATGCACTGTTCGGGGGGGGCCGCCGCCGTGGCATTCCAGGCTGCGAGCTGCCCGTACTCCGGCTCGGTGAGGAGATCGAGCTCGGACAGAGGTTTGCCCGGGTGCGCCACCATGTCGAGGAGCAGGGTGCGCAGGTGCCCCCCGATTCGCTCGACGTCTTCCTCGCGGAGCGCTGCGGGATCCCACATCCAGTGCAGGTTGAGCGTTTTGCTCGCCACCACCGCAATGGCGAGCGGATAGCTCGTCTGCTCGAAGCTCCGGAAGCCCACGATCGGCAGGACCTCGGCCTGCTGCGCAGCTTCGTCCACCGGGTAGTTCTCGAAGAGGAGGAGCGTGTCGAACAGCGCGCGGCCGCCGCCCACCGCGCACGATCGCTGCACCTCGTAAAGCGGCGTCGCCTCGTGGGCGCGCAGCTCGACCTGCTCGGCTTGCAGCCGCTTGAGCCATTCGACCACGCCCTCCGCTCCCGACCAGCGGGCCCGGAGCGGCAGCGTGTTGATGAACAAGCCGACCATCCGCTCGATGCCGGCGATTGGCGCGCTGCGACCGGAGGTCGTCATGCCAAGGACAACATCCGGTCGTCCCGCGTAACGGCCGAGGATCTGCGCGAGCGCCCCTTGCACCACCGTATTCACGGTCAGGCCGTGCCGCCGTGCGAACGCCGTGACCTCCTCGGTCTCGGCGTCCGTCAGCGAGGCATTGCGATGCGCGTGCTCCCGCGTCGCCCCGGCAGCCATCGCCGCGGGAGGCGGAAATGGCAGCCGCGTCGGCTCCTCGACGCCGTCCAGGTAGGCGGCGAAAAACGCCGACGACGCCTGTTCGTCCCTCGTGGCGAGCCAGGCGATGTAGCGCTCATACGGCGCTGGTTCCGGCAATACGAGCTTGTTCCCGCCTCGGAGCGCGGCATAAGCGGCCTGCAGTTCTCCGAGCACGACCGGCATCGACCAGCCGTCGGACAGGATGTGATGCGTGGTCTTCAGCATCCACGTCCGACCTCCGGGCATCCGCACGAGCGCAACCCGCGCCAGCGGAGCGCACGTGAAATCGAAGCCCGCGGCGCGCTCCTCGCGCTGCAGGGCTTCCCAGCGCGCCTCTGCCTCAGCCGCGTCCAGCACGGACCAGTCGTACGTCGGCATTGCGAAGGAGATGCGGAGCCGCACCACCTGCAGCGGCTCCGGGACCCCCTGCCACACGAACGACGTCCGGTAGACCGCATACCGTGCGAACACGGTCTTCCACGCGCTCTCGAGGGCCGCGGCGTCCACCTCGCCGCCCAGCTCGAGCGCAAGCTGGACCGTGTAAGTCGGCGATTCCGGCTCACGCAGAGCGTGGAACAAAAGGCCTGCCTGAAGCGGCGAGAGCGGGTAGATACTCTCCACGCCGCGCGTGGTCCCGAAGAGGCGGTCCAGGGCCTCTTGCCCGAGCCGCGCGAGCGGGAAGTCCGAGGGCGTGTATCCAAATGCCTCGCCCGAAGTGCAATGGGCGATGAGCCGCCGTAGCGAAGCGACGAACCGTGCCGCGAGCCGCTCCACCGTGGACGCGTCGTGCACCACGGGGCTGTACGTCCATTCGAACCGCAGGCGCCCCTGCCAAACGCCGCCGTTCACCGCAAGCGTATGCCACAGCCTCATCCGCGGGCTCGTAGACCTCCCCGTCGACGCGCCCGCCGGCCCGAGCAACCCTCGGCCCTGCGCCGCCATGTCGAGCTGTCCGAGGTAATTGAACACCACGGGCGAATCGACTGACAGCGAGGCTCGCACCGCCGCGTCCGGGTGCCCATACCGCAGCCAGCCGTACCCCACGCCTCGGCTCGGTACCGACCGGAGTTGCTCCTTGATCCCCTTCAGCAGCGCCGCAGGATCGTCGTTCCCCGGCACCGTCAGCCAAACGGGGAACATGGCCGTGAACCATCCGACGGTGCGGGACACGTCCACGTCCTCGACCACCGCTTCGCGCCCGTGCCCCTCCAGGTCGACGCAGATGGTATTCGTCTTGCAAAACGCGCTCAGCGCGAATGCGAGCGCCGAAAGCAAGACGTCATTGATCTCGGTGCGGTAGGCCGCGCTCACGGCGTGCAGAAGCGCTCGGGTCTCCTCCGCTGACAGCTCCACGTCCACCGTACGGCTCTCGCCCACCGTGCCCGGCGCCGCCTTGCGGTCGAGCGGGAGCGGTGCCACGGCGCGCTCGCATTGCGCCTGCCAGTAGCCTAGCTCCTCCGACAGGCCGCCGCCGGCCACGAATCCGTGCAGCCGCTCCGACCATTGCCGGAACGAGGTCGTCTTGGCGGCGAGCTGCGGTGTTTGTCCGGCCAGCCGGACCTCGCAGGCGCGCTCGAGGTCATCGTGCAGAATGCGCCACGACACGCCATCCACGACGAGATGGTGCACGACGAGCAGGAGCCGCGTCCCTTCCTCGCCCAAATCCAACCACGCCGCGCGGGCGACCGGGCCCGTGAAGAGTGACAAACCTCCTTGCAGGGTATCCGCCACGTTCTGCACAGCGGCCTTGCGTGCCGAGGACGGCACCGCCGAGAGGTCCACCCGCTCGAGCGGCAGCGCCACCTCCTCCGCGTGGCTCTGCACCCACCCGGACTCCGCGCGGTGATACCGCAATCGCAGCGCGTCGTGTTGCCTCAACACGACCTGCAATGCCTCCGCCACGATCTCGGGCGATAGCGTGAACGACGGCGTCCACATCATCGCCTGATTGAAATGATGTATCTCTTCGGGGTCCTTGTTCAGGAACCAATGCTGGCTCGGCGTCAGCGAAGCCCTGCCGGTCACCGCGCCCTGCTCCACCAAAGCTTCGCTCGAGCTGCGCGCCGCCGGCGAAAGCTCCGCGACCGTCTGGTGCATGAACATGTCACGCACGGTCAAGTGCAAACCGGCTCGCTTGGCTCGCCCCACCACCTGGATCGCGAGGATCGAATCGCCTCCGAGCGCGAAGAAGTTGTCGTGGATTCCCACGGGCGTGGCGCGCAGCACCTCCGACCAGATCTCCGTGAGCGCTTGTTCCGCTTCCGTGCGTGGCGCGGCGTAGGCTGCCTCCGCGGCCTGTCGCGTGTCGTCCGGCGCAGGCAGCCGCCTGCGGTCCACCTTGCCGTTCGGCGAGAGCGGCAGCGCATCGAGGGAGACGAAGGCCGACGGGATCATGTAATCGGGGAGCCTGCATTGCAGGTGCTCGCGCAACGCGCCCGCCGCCGGCGCGCCGTCCTTCCCCACCACATAGGCGACGATTCGCTTGTCCCCCGGCGCATCCTCACGCGCCACGACGACGCACGACCCCACCGCGGCGTGCGAGCAGAGCGCCGCCTCGATTTCGCCTGTCTCGACTCGGAACCCTCGGATCTTCACCTGGTGATCGGCGCGACCCAAAAACTCAAGCTCGCCGTCTTCGTTCCAGCGCGCGAGATCCCCGGTGCAGTACATCCGGGCGCCAAGCTCCTTCGAGAAAGGATCCGGGACAAACCGCTCCGCCGTCATGCCAGGACGATTCAGATAGCCACGCGCCAGGCCCACCCCCGCGAGGTGGATCTCCCCTGCCATTCCTATGGGCACGGGCCGCTTGGCGCCATCGAGCACGTGGATCTGCACGCCGTGAACCGGTCGGCCGATCGAAAAACTCTCCGGCCGCTCTGGATCAAAATAAGCTTGCGCACCGAAGATGCTGAACTCGGTAGGGCCGTAGGAGTTCAGCACGTTCCGGCCCTTCGCCCACTGCGCCGCGAGCGCGGGCGAGGTCGTGTCGCCCGCCAGCGTGATATGGCGCAGATGGGGTGCGCGACAGTTCAGCACCCGCAGCATCGCGGGCGGGATGAACGACACCGTGATCCCACGGTTCTCCAGGCACTCTGCAATGCCCTCGACCGCGCCGGAGGCATTGCTCGGCAACACACACGCGGCGCCGTTGCACAGCGATATCATCCAGTCGATGATC
Protein-coding sequences here:
- a CDS encoding non-ribosomal peptide synthetase; amino-acid sequence: MAEQAAKAPGAVALEQDGRQLSYGEFEAQANRLAHHLRSLGVGPEVRVALCVERSFDMVVGLVGILKAGGAFVPLDPAYPADRLSLLLSEAQAPVLLTHESLEDRFTASGVTMVRLDADATQWASQPDAPPESGVKPEHANYVVFTSGSTGKPKPVINEHRGLAARVAFQREHFVIHPSDRVLQSAAVAFDGAIIDWMISLCNGAACVLPSNASGAVEGIAECLENRGITVSFIPPAMLRVLNCRAPHLRHITLAGDTTSPALAAQWAKGRNVLNSYGPTEFSIFGAQAYFDPERPESFSIGRPVHGVQIHVLDGAKRPVPIGMAGEIHLAGVGLARGYLNRPGMTAERFVPDPFSKELGARMYCTGDLARWNEDGELEFLGRADHQVKIRGFRVETGEIEAALCSHAAVGSCVVVAREDAPGDKRIVAYVVVKDGACTTGDLREWIRAKLPEYMVPSAFVFLDKLPLSANGKVDRKALPSPEATRGDAETSYVAPRTETECALVALWEELLEVRPIGAHDDFFLLGGHSLLAVRLVSAVKARLGLGLTVATLFQQSTVAALAASLDGMEKRSAPVVALSPAPRGELDPAYAGLSGTERRMWFVDKLSPEALSYQVPQMFVLRGALSEPALRRSVTLLAERQEILRTTYPEVDGVPRRVVVESVSIPVRVEDVSALPEGAREDALHALLEAEIGVHFDLGAGPLTRVLIVSMAAEHHVVLVLQHHIITDEWSSGVLLSELSRLYEACCRGEPANLPRLSYQFADYARSEQDALTGGGFGASRAYWKDKLAGVPRLQLPILRPAAGDGPGPEASVMLRIPAHASSALHALAREHGCTPFMAWYAVLTAVLSRYSGQKDFGLGAVIANREVPGAESLLGFFTNTVVLRTDLSGNPTFGELLSTARRTSVEVHEHQALPFDVVVQDQRLSRHGDENPLYDVLLFDVSAPHAGTAAGWSPFLEAVSPGVTTAKNALVFALVRDAEGTSVHLAYDTTRVDDAAAKRLGEHLHTLLLGAVARPDKPLSELAFLTEAEHGQIAAWNDTAAAYPEGKCIHGLFEEQVARTPDAVALVFNEQQLTYRELDQRSNQLAHHLRALGVSSEVLVGLCVERSLEMVVGLLGILKAGGAYVPLDAGYPRERLAYMLTDARPAVLLTQERLQDRLPAHEAVTVHLDASAPPWRELPLTPPGAQIGPENAVYVIYTSGSTGRPKGVQVLHGALTNLLHDFAEEMGAGPQDAMLAVTSLSFDIAGLELFMPLLRGASVHLASQEDVSNGEALVRALERATMMQATPATWRMVLDAGWKGGRPLQVLCGGEAMTPDLAAKLALRASTVRNVYGPTETTIWSAQYRVDAEQSYVRIGRGIANTQLHVVDRNLMQVPVGIPGELYIAGAGLARGYLARPGLTAERFVPDPFSNVPGARMYRTGDLARWDTNGELEFLGRIDHQVKIRGFRIELGEIEAVLSSHPAVRACAVVAWAYAADDKRLVAYVVVGEGECSEGTLREHMQASLPAYMVPSVFVRLAALPLNPSGKVDRKALPAPEMTRSAVETSYVAPRTETERALAELWSQVLHFSPVGIHDNFFTLGGDSILAIQVIGRAKQAGLHLTVRDLFAHQTVAQLAQAARRESAVLAEQGAVTGTVPLTPIQHWFLDRDPEDAHHFSPAMSWTPPPALSPEIAAEALRILAEQHDALRLRYRRTNAGWVQTYEEGATLVLERVDLSALPPSARDAAVKKAAEVLQRGMNLSSGPILRAAWLEMGECGTRLLIAMHHLVTDIVSWRIVCEDVERACDALIAGRTPDLGPKTTSLRQWSERLHAFVGGGGLSEELAYWQAQCARSVTPGARDRDGAVGTFGDSRTLEVELSAAETSALLHDVGSGRGTEIHAVLLSALAEGLSASSETDTVCVALQHHGREPVVEDVDVSRTVGWFSSLFPLSLRVPPGGDPAALLNGVKEQLRSMPARGVGYGWLRYAHPDEAVRASLTVSMPMLFNYLGQHEAGSTWEFAGTEHTSASPNMALFHELVLSGIVMHGRLRFTWSYSPAMYEESTVERIAERVLSSLRRLIAQFTSRDAFGETPSGPSTEADASTRVEARLIARQQCTS